The stretch of DNA caacggatttacatggtgccctatttaacatgaatgtagccgtctctaaagaataaccccaaaacgatagtggtaaatcggtaaaagacatcatagatcgcaccatatctaatcaAGTACGgtcacaccattacgttgtggtgttccaggtggcgtgagttgcgaaactattccacattgtttcaaatgaagaccaaactcgtaactcaaatattcgcctccgcaatcagatcgtagaaactttattttcttgttacgatgattttccactttgctctgaaattctttgaacttttcaaatgttttagacttatgtttcaataagtagatatacccatatatgctcaaatcatctgtgaaggtcaggaAATAATGATACCctccgtgagcctcaacactcatcggaccgcatacatcagtatatataatttccaataagtcagtggctcgctccatagttccagagaacagagtcttagtcatcttgcccatgaggcatggttcgcaagcatcaagtgattccaaaagcccatcagcatggagtttcttcatgtgctttacaccaatatgacctaaatggcaatGCCATaaataagttacactatcattattaactttgcatcttttggcttcaatatcaagaatatgtgtatcactacgatcgagattcaacaaaaatagaccactcatcaagggtgcatgaccataaaagatattactcatataaatagaacaaccattattctttgatttaaatgaacaaccgtctcgcatcaaacaagatccagatataatggtcatgctcaacgctagcatcaaataacaattattcaggtctaaaactaatcccgaaggtagatgtagaggtagtgtgccaacggcgatcacattgaccttggaaccatttccgacgcgcatcgtcacctcgtccttagccaatctttgtttaatccgtagcccctgtttcgagttgcaaatatgagcaacagaaccagtatcaaatacccaggcactactacgagcattagtaagatacacatcaataacatgtatatcaaatatacctttcactttgccacccttcttatctgccaaatacttggggcagttccgcttccagtgaccagtccctttgcagtagaagcactcagtttcaggcttaggtccagaattgggcttcttcccgggagaagcaacttgcttgctattcttcttgaagtttcccttcttccctttgccctttttcttgaaactagtggtcttgttaaccatcaacacttgatgctccttcttgatttctacctccgcaacctttagcattgcgaagagctcaggaattgtctttcacatcccttgcatattatagttcatcacgaagcctttatagcttggtggcagtgatcgaagaactctgtcaatgacactatcattaggaagattaactcccagctgagtcaagtggtacccagacattctgagtatgtgttcactgacagaattgttctcctccatcttgcagctaaagaacttgttggagacttcatatctctcaactcaggcatttgcttgaaatatcaacttcaactcttggaacatctcatatgctccatgacattcaaaacgtctttaaagtcccgattctaagttgtaaagcatggcacactgaactatcgagcagtcatcagctttagtctgccagacgttcataacgtctggagttgctcctgcagcgggtcttgcacctagtggtgcttccaggacgtaattcttctgtgcagcaatgaggataatcctcaagttatggacccagtccgtgtagttgctaccatcatctttcaacttagctttctctaggaatgcattaaaattcaagggaacggtagcacgggccattgatctacaacaagatagatatgcaaaaactatcaggactaagttcatgataaatttaagttcaattaatcatattacttaagaactcccacttagatagacatccctctagtcatctaaatgatcacgtgatccatatcaactaaaccatgtccgatcatcatgtgagatggagtagttttcaatggtgaacatctctatgttgatcatatctactatatgattcatggtcgacctttcggtcttagtgttccgaggccatatctgcatatgctaggctcgtcaagtttaacccgagtattctgcacgtgcaaaactgtcttacacctgttgtatgtgaacgtagagcttatcacacccgatcaccacgtggtgtctcggcacgacgaactatagcaacggtgcatactcagggagaacacatataccttgaaatttagtgagggatcatcctATAATGCTACCGACGTACTAAGCAacataagatgcataaaagataaacatcacatgcaatcaaaatatgtgacatgatatggccatcatcatcttgtgcctttgatctccatctccaaagcaacgtcatgatctccatcgtcactggcttgacaccttgatatCCATTGTAGAGTCGTTgccatctcgccaactattgcttctacgactatcactaccgcttagtgataaagtaaagcaattacatggtgattgcatttcgtacaataaagcgaaaaccataaggctcctgcgagttgccgataacttttgcaaaacatgatcatctcatacaacaatttatatctcatcacgtcttgaccatatcacatcacaatatgccctgcaaaaacaagttagacgtcctatactttgttgttgcaagttttacgtggctgctacgggcttctagcaagaaccgttcttacctgcgcatcaaaaccacaacgatttttcatcaagtgtgttgttttaaccttcaacaaggaccgactatagtcaaatttgattcaactaaagttggagaaacagacacccgccagccacctgtgtggaaaagcacatcggtagaaccggtctcatgaacgtggtcatgtaatgttggtccgggccgcttcatccaacaataccgccgaatcaaaataagacgttggtggtaagtagtatgactattatcgcccacaactctttgtgttctactcgtgcatatcatcgacgcatagacctggctcggatgccactgttggggaacatagcatgcaatttaaaaaaaatcctacgatcacgcaaggtctatctaggatatgcatagcaatgagagggggagagtgtgtccacgtacactcgtagaccaaaagcggaagcgttaggttaatgcggttgatgtagtcgaacgtcttcatgatctagtaccgaacgtacggcacctccgagttcagcacacgttcagctcgatgacgtccctcaaactcttgatccagcagagggtcgggGGGGAATTTtagtcagcacgacggcgtggtgacggtgatggttatgtgatccgcgcagggcttcgcctaagcactatgacgctatgaccggaagagtaaactgtggagggggcaccgcacacggctaagagaacaattgatctactatggggtgccccctgcccccgtatataaaggaggggaggaggaggcagccggcCAGAAGGGGCGCACCAtgggagggagtcctactaggactccactcctagtaggattcgctccccccctttcctttctcaccggaggggaaaaggaaggaggaggagagggagagggaaagggtgGAGCCGCCCCCTCCCTAGACCAATTCAGAATGCCGTGGGGGGCACCCCTTGCGaccctcctctctctccactaaggcccatctaggcccaatacttcccccggggggttccgataaccccccccccccccccccccccccccccaccccccccccccccccccccccccccccgggggggccccaaaccccccccccccccccggtactccggtaaaatacccgaaccacttggaaccattctgatgtccgaatactaccttccaatatacgaatctttacctctcgaccatttcgagactcctcgtcatgtccgtgatctcatccagtaCTCTGAaaaaacttcggtcaccaaaacacataagtcataatacaaatcgtcatcgaacattaagcgtgcggaccgtatgggttcgagaactatgtagacatgaccgagacgcatctccggtcaataaccaatagcggaacctggatgctcatattggtatgtacatattctacgaagatatttatcggtcaaaccgcaataacaacatatgttattccctttgtcatcggtatgttacttgcccgagattcgatcgtcggtatcatcatacctagttcaatctcgttatcggcaagtctctttactcattccgttgtgcatcatctcgtaactaactcattagtcacattgcttgcaaggcttatagtgatgtgcattaccaagagggcccagagatacctctccgatactcggagtgacaaatcctaatgatctatgccaacccaacaaacaccttcggagacacctatagagcatctttataatcacccagttacgttgtgacatttgatagcacacaaggtgttcctccggtatttgggagttgcataatctcatagtcaaaggaatatgtgtaagtcatgaagaaagcaatagcaataaaacttaacgatcattacgctaagctaacggatgggcaTTGTCCATctcatcattctctaatgatgtgatcacgttcatcaaatgacaacacatgtctatggtcaggaaacttaaccatctttgattaacgagctagtcaagtagaggcatactagggacactttgttttgtctatgcattcacacatgtactaagtttccggttaatacaattctagcatgaataataaacatttaccatgatataaggaaatatcaataacaactttattattgcctctagggcatatttccttcaatttttGTCTGCAAAAGAAGGGATTTTACCCAGTTAAAATTAAGCAACTCAATCTCATATTGTAGACCTCAATTGAATGACTGGGCTCCAAAATTAGGGAACTAAGTGAAGTTACGAGAGATAATCATTTCAGAACAAACTTTTTCAAGACGAATTCAGAGAAATTAAGAACAAAGACTAAGTAATAAACAGTTCCCTAACAATCACAAGGTCATCCCTTGTGGAATCAGTAGATACATCCAGAACACATGAAAAATGTAAACTAACACACCTTTCTGGCACCAGCTGTTTCCGTGGATCACcttttgtaacgccccgagaccgttgcgccaggtgtcttccagttattcgatgttgttgccttgtcatttgcttgcgtgtcatgcattttatatcatgtcatcatgtgcatcgcatttgcatatgtgcttgtctcatgcattcgagcatttttcccgttgtccgttttgcattccggcactcctatgtcctccggcgccctcTTTTGCCTCTTTTTGTGTGAGGGTGTTAAATGTTCTCGGTTTGGACCGaaacttgccaagcggccttggttcactaccggtagaccgcctgtcaagtttcgtgccatttggactttgtttgatactccaacggttaaccggggtaccgtaaaggcctcgtgtgtgttgcagcccaacacccttccaaagtggcccaaaacccatccaaaccccctccatcctctcggtcgttcaatcacgatcgcgtggccaaaaactgcacctcatttggactctcctagctccctctacctataaatatgtgtctccctctGAAATTCTCGCGTAgacaaaccctagatccaactccctccgcgccgccggacatgtccgtccgcgccggacgcgtccaccgcCCTCAGCCACGTCGCCCTGGCCAATGGCACGCTGCCACgtcgctccgccgccgccacgtgcGCGCCCACCGCCCCGCGCCTCCCACCGGCCCGCGAGGCCCATGCCTGGCCCGCGGGGCCCGTTCCCTCGCCGTCGCCTGaggcgccccgcgccgccgccgccgtccttcGTCGCCGCGCTGCCCGCCGCCCTCGGCCGCCGCGCCGGAGCGCGTCCCCGCTGGCGCGCCTCCCTGCCGACCTCGCCGGCGTGCCCTGCTCCGCCCTCCGCGCCGTCCGCCGCTGCCGTTCAACCACCACCGCGCCGccccggccagatccggccgcgGGAAGGCCGGATCCGGCACCCCCCTCGACGGCCCCTCCTCTTTGGCCATCTTCTTCCCTGGCTCCGGTGAGatccgccgccacctcgcccATTGACTTTTCCCCGAGGTGCTAATTTCCACCAAGTCCCGAGGATCTCAGTAATTTTATAgccctgttcatcgcatcataactttgcatccgtaactccgttttgggcatgtaatatatcaaattgttcgtctggatgtgctcttcatttcattccattgcaccatgcctgtttgagtccatcttgatgccctaaatgttgtagcaagagtgctataaaatgttaggtgttgattcttatcagtttatgagcatttgtcatttttgccatgtttattgtgtgcctcatatgagtatgagctctacatgtgttttgttatatgccatgccatctttacaggggtgtatgccatgtatttttgtgatcaatatggtgactagcacaagcatgcaaagtagctctcgtgatgttgctgatttcagggacttagaattcttctaagtcatttccctgatgttatttttatgccatgtattcttgttgctatagagtgatccatgcctcttttgagcatgttcactaaggatgattttgagatattgttatgttctatccatccatgtctttgtttgcaattatggagtactctagcatgactcaatcttactctacttttgctataaaatgttcctagcagattgtttacgtgttaagaaATTTTggcgaggttgttgtagttgatccttgcatgctatgagattgctcttgccatggttagctactTTAACATGTCTTCTTGTTGGGTGTATTCTtattttgtcatgcaatgccttgtgttgagtgcatcgagctcgcaaacatgcctacgtaactctgtttttgccatgtccagttttctgctaagtctgaatctgttaacgaaacttgctatgtttacatgggtgccatcatatcttctgatcctttttgacttatggtcagtaagggacttttgttatatgctttgagtagattcatgccatgcctttgtttgctatgttctgttcctatagcatgttgttatcttgatctaaacattgcttcctgatgttaatcctgacatgttatcttcactaagtctgtgaacctgatatcttttgcacttttgtcatgcttgtttgaacctgctattgtatgatttagccgtagctcagtgttcatattttgtcaagcttCTTGaatggatcactgccatgtgctttgttgctatgttggagtgcagtagcttagtttcttgttgcattcttgATGGCATCATGTTATTAATCGCAATttagtgccattattgttttgcttgccatttgcaaaccgtgcatccatttctggtgatctttatatcgatttcgacagaaatcaactcatctttctagcggcactcttggttttccaagttgatgccttgtttaatatttttctcccggagctcgcatatgcattgcatatcacatcccgcatatcatgccatgttttgcaccatgttgcttgcgcattgcaccgtggttgattgttgtttcctttgcttgtgttcttgtcttgggtagagccgggagacgagttcgttgTTTGAGGTACCcattgagtacgtttacgaggatcaagttttcgtcttctcggagaactttgcaggcaagatgaccataccctcgaaatcacttctatctttgcttgctagttgctcgctctattgctatgtctaTGCTgggatacctaccacttgctatatcatgcctcccatattgccatgtcaagcctctaacccaccttgtcctagcaaaccgttgtttagctatgttaccgctttgctcagcccctcttatagcgttgctagttgcaggtgaagattggagtttgttccatgttggaacatgtttattgttgggatatcacaatatctcttatttaaattaatgcatctatatacttggtaaagggtggaaggctcggccttatgcctggtgttttgttccactcttgccgccctagtttccgccataccggtgttatgtttcttgattttgcgttccttaagcggttgggttataatgagaactccttgacagtttgccttaaataaaactcctccagtaaggcccaaccttggttttatcatttgcactaacaacctatcaccttcccttgggttctgcagactcaagggtcatctttattttaaccccccccccccccgggggccagtgcttctctaagtgttggtccgaactgagtagactgcggggccacctcggggaaacttgagggttggttttactcgtaagatgtctcatccggtgttgccttgagaacgagatatgtgcagctcctatcaggatgtcggcgcatcgggcggctttgctgatcttgttttaccattgtcgaaatgtcttgtaaccgggattccgagtctgatcgggtcttcctgggagaaggaatatccttcgttgaccgtgagagcttgtgatgggctaagttgggacacccctacagggttttgaactttcgaaagccatgcccgcggttatgggcagatgggaatttgttaatgcccggttgtagagaacttgaaacttatcttaattaaaatgcatcaaccgcgtgtgtagccgtgatggtctcttctcggcggggtccgggaagtgaacacgatgttggagttatgcttgaacgtaagtagtctaggatcacttcttgatcatagattctcgaccgtgctttgcttctcttctcgctcttatttgtgtaagttagccaccgtatgtgctagtgcttgctgcagctccacctcactacattttccttcccataagcttaaatagtcttgatcgcgagagtgtgagattgctgagtccccgtgactcacagattacttccaaaaccagttgcaggtgccgatgatactgtgcaggtgacgcaaccgagctcaaggaggagctcgatgaagatcttgttcattgtgttgtttcgtttcagttgatcagtagtggagtccagtcggggcgatcggggatctagcattaggggtggtcttcttttattttggttccgtagtcggaccttgctggatgatgtaatgttatattcatatattgtgtgaagtggcgattgtaagccaaccctatacctctttcttattcagtacatgggatgtgtaaagattacccctcttgtgacatgcctacaatgcgattatgcctctaaatcgtgcttcgacacgtgggagatatagccgcatcgtgggtgtaaCACCTTTGGACTGCGATTTAGCGAGTACTTCTACAGCAGATCGGTGGCTTGCAAACCACATTAGAATCGTTGAATTAACGTGTTACGCAGTGTAAGAAGATCCCAAACCTTATAAAAACCAAATGTAGTGCAAGCATAGGAACAACCCCAGTAATTAAAATATGCTTTTTTGGACTGATGTAGTTCACAAGCAGCGCACGAAGCTTTACTGTCTACTTAAACACATATGGGGTTGGTCAGTCAGTCGCAGCCATATCACATCCACCGCAAAACACTCAACAATGTCTACCTAGCCCAATCAACAGATCAACCACAAAATCTTCTGTGAAGGGAAAGCTAGTAGAGAAAGGATATGAACCGTGACAAGGGTGGAAGCAACATCATCAGAAACAGCGGTTGCCAGCATAGCGGTCGGGTCGGGAGTTGATGCAACGACGACCATGAGACGATATCCCAACGCCAGTAACCAGCAGGAGAGATTCGACCGAACCAAGCTGAGTGGCGGGCATGCGAGAAACAGTAGTAGGCAGAACTTGGATGGGTGGCAGTGGAGCTCGCACCGCCGGCGATGGACATCGAGCATGAACGGCGCGGCGCAGCTCTAGCACCGACGGCACATCAGAGGTTGTGTGCGGACGGGTTGGCGATCTGTAGCACGTACAGGAGGTGGCGGAGCTTGTATGGGCGGCGGAGTGCGGATGGCTGGTCGAACGGGCGTGGTGGCGGGGCTAGCAGAACAAGTTCTTTTGCTCGCTATGTCCGTGGGTGCACTTCAGACGGAACGAGAGAACTGGGAAGAAGGTGGGACATGAGAAATCGATGGGGAATGAAACAAAAATCAACAGAGGGAGGCGGACTGGCGGACAAAACCTAAGAGAAATGAGGTAGGGCGAACAAAGGAACGCTGCGGACGAAGGTTGGGTAACCGCCCCATGATTTTAGCTAAGGATATGTACAATAATGCTATCTTAGAAGTGCCACGTAGGATAAATACTGATGTGGAAAAAAAAGAATTCATAAAAAAAAGGttttgtcttctcttatttaagagatGATCTCAGGCATGTATAATGATTGATAAaatagtcttatcttaagtcttgcATGTAGTTTAGAGATGACAAAACAACATATCTACAATGAGTTATCTCTTAGCATTATCTCCAATAATTAGCTATTTTCAAAAACGTGGTGAGACATATtatgctaagagatcatctcttgtcttctctTAGATAAGAGAAGACGAACCTTTTCTTATGTTTTCTCTCTTACCCACTCATCATTTATCCTATGTTGCATTCCTAAGATagaaccattgtacatgccctataTGTCTCACTATATTTTTAGGAATAGCTAATTACTAGAGATACTACTAAGATATAACCCATTGTAGACATATTTTGCTGGCATATCTAAATTACATGCAAGGCTTAAAATAAGACTGTTTTATCaatcattgtacatgccctaactACCTTCCGATTGTACCAGTATGTAAAACTTTTTGTAAGATCCATTCGCACGAATAACATTGCTCTTTTGTGTTTTGCGCAATTGCATGTTTTATTTGTCGTAATTGTGTGCAATTGCATATTTTATCTATTGTAATTGCGTGCAATTGCACATTTATTTTGGTGCAACTGATTTTTTATGTGAAATCTGAAATtgaacattttaaatgttattttGGGTTTTGGGTATGTGCTAATTCCCAGGAGATACTACTCTGTAGCTGGTACGGTTGGCTCCTTCACCATTCCTGGCCTCCCCTGCTTCTCCCTGCCACCGTCAGCGATGTCCGCGTTATACACGTACATCCGGCACACGGCGAAGAAGACGAGGAGGTTGGCGCAGTTGAGCACGGCGAAGAAGGCGTAGTAGAGGTCCAGCCGCGAGGCGTTGAGGTTGTTCTGGATCCAGCCTCCATGtcctcctccgcgccgccgcGTGACGCGCGACACCGTCGACAGCAGGAAGCTGCTGAGGAAGTTGCCGACGCCGAGGCTGATCATGGCGTAGGACGTGCCGAGGCTCTTCATCCCCTCGGGCGCCTGGTCGTAGAAGAACTCGATCTTGGCCACCTCCAGGAAGGCGTCGGCGACGCCCATGAACAGGAACTGCGGGAGCAGCACGAAGATGGAGAGCGGGACCATCGTGCCCCTGCTGTCGAGCACGCCGTTCTCGCGCGCCACGGCCAGGCGGCGCCGCTCGGTCGCCGACGCGACCATCATGATCGCGATGTGGAGGACGAGCCCGACGCCCATCCGCTGGAGCAGCGAGATGCCCCGCGGGTTCTTTGTCAGGCGCCGCGTGCAGGGCACGAAGAGGCGGTCGTAGAGCACGACGGAGACGAGCATGGAGACGGTCACGAACCCCTGCAGGCTCGCCGGCGGGATGTCGAAGCCGCCGACGCGCCGCTCCAGCGTCGTGCCCTGCTTCACGAACAGCGTGTTGATCTGGGCCAGCATCGCGCTCGGCACGAACGTGATGAACAGCACGGGAAGCATCTTGAGCATCTGCTTCGTCTCCTCCACCTGCGTCACCGTGCTCAGCGACCACCGCGACGTGCTCCCGGTCCCGGTCCTCACCGCCGCTTTGCTCAGCACACTGAAATTCGGCGTGTGGGGCAGCGGGGACGTCTTTTTCCTGTCGTAGTGCTCGGGGTCGAGCTCGTGCAGGTCGCGCGGGTCCGCGGGCGCCGGGACGCGGCACTTGCGGACGGCGGCGACGATGACCCCGGCCATCTTGGCGAGGGAGCTCTCGGGTGAGGTCGGCTTGTGGCGGTACAGGGGCGTTCCGGCGGTGAACACGGCGATGGAGACGGCGAGGCCGATGGTGGGGAGCGCGTAGCCGACGGTCCAGCCGATCTTGTCCTGGATGTAGACGAGGACGGTGTTGGCGAAGAGCGTGCCCAGGAAGATGCTGAACATCCACCAGTTGAAGAAGGAGAGCTTCTGCCGGCGCTCCCGCGGCTCGTGCTTGTCGAACTGGTCGGCGCCGATGGTGGAGATGTTGGGCTTGGTGCCGCCTGTGCCGACGGCGAGGGTGTACAGGGCCAGAAAGAACACGCCCAGCTGCAGGCTCGACGCCTTGCGCTCGCAGCTCGGGTCCGCCGTGCCGGTGCCGCACGCCGGCGGCTTCAGCGACGGCAGCGACACGGCCATGGTCAGCAGGCACATTCCCTGCGCAAAGTTTTTCATTTTCAGCGAGAGCTTTTGCCTGCGATCGGGCCGAGGTATGAAGGAAGGGAAGGACTTACGAGAAGGTAGATGGCGGAGGCGGCCATGAAGGTGCGGTAGCGTCCGAGGTGGGCGTCGGCGATGTAGGCGCCGAGGACGGGCGTGATGAGGCTGGTGCCGGCCCAGTTGGTGACGTTGTTGGCGGAGCGCACCGTGCCCTGGTGCAGCTCCCTCGTCAGGTACAGCACCAGGTTGGACGCGATACCATAGTGCGCCATCCGCTCGAACACCTCGTACACTGCAGGTCACTTGGTCAGCCATGGCTTCTTCGGCGTTGCAGACCAGGGATATCGGGCTTCTTCTTCCTTACGACCTTACGTGCAACGAAATGAAGGTTAGGCACGCGGAGCTTCCTTACCAAGAACGAAGGAGCAGGCTTTCCAGCCTCCTCAGTTGGATCGGATGACCGGGTTGCCGCAGAGGTCCGTCGTGCCGTCCTGCGTGTACTCGCCGCCGCCGGTCTCCAGCTGCGGCGTCCCCGCCATTGGCACTTGTTAGGAGCCCTCCTAACCGGCCAGCCCATCCGTGGACAGCATATGGGCTGGGCTGGGCTGTGCACACGTTGAATCGTTGCCAGCTATAAGTAAGTGGAGAGGAGGCAACGAGGAGGGTATCGAGTGGATcacgaacggcggcggcggcttcctttccttcttctttcTCTCGCTCTCCATTCCTGTACTCTAACCAGA from Triticum urartu cultivar G1812 chromosome 3, Tu2.1, whole genome shotgun sequence encodes:
- the LOC125543739 gene encoding protein NRT1/ PTR FAMILY 5.2-like; translation: MAHYGIASNLVLYLTRELHQGTVRSANNVTNWAGTSLITPVLGAYIADAHLGRYRTFMAASAIYLLGMCLLTMAVSLPSLKPPACGTGTADPSCERKASSLQLGVFFLALYTLAVGTGGTKPNISTIGADQFDKHEPRERRQKLSFFNWWMFSIFLGTLFANTVLVYIQDKIGWTVGYALPTIGLAVSIAVFTAGTPLYRHKPTSPESSLAKMAGVIVAAVRKCRVPAPADPRDLHELDPEHYDRKKTSPLPHTPNFSVLSKAAVRTGTGSTSRWSLSTVTQVEETKQMLKMLPVLFITFVPSAMLAQINTLFVKQGTTLERRVGGFDIPPASLQGFVTVSMLVSVVLYDRLFVPCTRRLTKNPRGISLLQRMGVGLVLHIAIMMVASATERRRLAVARENGVLDSRGTMVPLSIFVLLPQFLFMGVADAFLEVAKIEFFYDQAPEGMKSLGTSYAMISLGVGNFLSSFLLSTVSRVTRRRGGGHGGWIQNNLNASRLDLYYAFFAVLNCANLLVFFAVCRMYVYNADIADGGREKQGRPGMVKEPTVPATE